CGGGGCTCGACGACGTCGCGCGGCGCGTCGCCGACCTCGCGGAGGCCGCGCACGACACGCTCGCGCCGCCGCTCGGCTGGGCGCCCGAGGACAAGACCGAGATCCTCATCAACGACACGCCCGACTCGGCCAACGGGTCAGCCACGGCGCTGCCCTACAACGCCGTGCGCTTGAACGTGACGGCGCCCGACGACCTGTCGCCGCTCGGCGACGTAGACGACTGGCTGCTCGCGCTCATCACGCACGAGTACACGCACGTCCTACACCTCGACAACATGACCGGCTTGCCCGTGCTGGTGAACCGGGTGATCGGCAAGACCCTCGCGCCGAACCAGGTGCAGCCTCGGTGGATCCAAGAGGGCACCGCCGTGTACTTCGAGAGCACCCGCACGAGCGGCGGGCGGCTCCGCTCGAGCCTGTGGTCGATGTACATGCGCGCCGACGTGCTCGGCCAGAACTTCGCTTCGCTCGACCAGTTCTCGAACTACGTGCGGCGGTGGCCGCAGGGGAACATTTGGTACCTCTACGGCTCGTATTTCATCCAGTGGGTCGCCGAGACCTACGGCGAGGAGACCCTCCGCCGCATGTCGGAGGAGTACGGCCGCCAGCCCATCCCGTGGGGACTCTCGCGCACCATTCGCCGCGTGACCGGCAAGACCTGGGACGAGCTCTACGTCGGGTTTCGCAAAGAGATGGAGCGGCGGGCGCACGCCACGAAGCGCGCGGTGCTCGCGCGCGGCCTACGCGAGGGCGCGCGCGTCACCTTCGTGGGCCAAGGCGCGAAGTACCCACGCTGGATCCCCCGCGGCACGTACCCCGGCTACGAAGACAAGCTGCTTTACTATCGCGAGGACGCCGACACGCGGCCCGGGCTCTACGCGGTGGCCGTCGATCGCGACGCGACCGGCGCGCCCGTCGTGGGCAAGGAGCCGCCGCGCGCGGAGCTGCTCGTGCGCACCGCGGGCGACGCGGCCGCGAGCTTCGCCCCGGACGGCTCGCTGTTCTACAACACGCCCGCGTTCTACTCGAACCTGTTCACCTACAACGAGCTCTACCGGGTAGGCCGCGGCGAGAAGAGCCCCTCGGCGCTCGACGGCGTGCCCGAGCGCCTCACCGACGGATACCGCGCCATCGATCCCACGGTGTCGCCCGACGGCCTGCGCGTCGCGTTCGTCACGAACCACCACGGCACGCGGTACCTGCAGCTCGCCGAGCTTGGCGGTCCCACGGGCCACGCCATCACGAACGTGCGCGCGCTCGTGCAGAGCGCCCCCTACGAGCAGGCGTTCACGCCGCGCTTCTCGCCGGACGGCGCCAGCGTGGTGTTCAGCCACTGGGCGAAGGGCGGCTACCGAGACCTGTGGCTCGTCGACGTGGCGACGGGCCGCGTGCGAGAGCTCACGCACGATCGCGCCGTCGACGGCGGCTGCTCGTTCTCGCCCGACGGGCGGCGCGTGTTCTACCACTCCGACCGCACCGGAGTGTCGAACGTGTACGCGATCGAGCTCGCGACCGGCGCGGTGAGTCAGATCACCAACGTGCTCACCGGCGCGTTCTACCCCGAGGTCTCGCCCGACGGCCGATCGCTCGCGTACATCGGCTACACGAAGGACGGCTTCGACCTCTTCGTGATGCCGCTCGACCCCGCGCGCGAGCTCTCGCCGGCGCCCTACGTCGACACCCACCCGTCGCCGCCGCGCGTCCCGGCCGCCACGAACTACGAGATCACCCCCTACTCGCCCCTCCGCACGCTGCGGCCACGGCGCTTCGCCCTCTCAACTTCGCCCGGCAATTTCGGGCAGCTCGTGAGCGCGCAGGTGTCGGCCAGCGACATCTCCGGCATGCACGGCGTCTCCGCGACCCTCGTGCAAGAGCTCGAGCGGCCCGAGGTGCAGGGCACGCTCGCGTATGCGTACTATGGGCAGCGGTTCGACACGTCGGTGAGCGCCTCGCGCACGATCACGCCGCGCCAGTACCAGCTCGGCTCGGCGAAGCTCGCCGCCATCCAAGAGACGACCGGCTTCCAGACAGGTGTATCTTACACGCGCTCGCGCCTCTACGACGCGCAGACCTTCGCGGCGTCGTACACGCTCCAGAACTTCGGCATCAAGCTGCCCCTCGCGAGCGAGCGGCTCGACCCCTACGAGACGCCCCAGCGCCTGCGCACGGGGCTCGCGGGGGTCGTGGGGCTCGCCTACACGTACTCCAGCGCGGAGCGCTATCTGCGGAGCGTGGGGCCGGAGCGCGGCGGCTCTGCGCAGGTCACGATGAACCTCTCGAACCCGGCGCTCGGCGGCGAGTTCGAGGGCATGAGCGCCACCGCCCGGGTCGCGCAGTACTTCCACATGCCGTGGCTCTCCCACCACTCGCTCGCGGTCAACCTCAGCGCGGGCACGAGCGGGGGCTCCTACCCAGGCAAGTCGGCGTTCTTCGTAGGCGGCTTCGTCGACGTGCCCCTCCTCGACACCGTGACCGACTCCCTCGTGCAGAGCGGCATCGTGCTCCGCGGGTATCCGTCGGGCTTCCAGGTGGGGCAGCACTACACGCTCCTCAACACCGAGTACCGCTTCCCCATCTGGAACTTCGACCGCGGCTCCTCCACGCTGCCGTTCTTCCTGAACCGCCTCACGGGCGCCGTGTTCTTCGACTACGGCGCGGCCTTCGACACCTTCGAGGACGCGAAATACAAGAGCGGCACGGGCGGCGAGCTCTGGCTCGACACGTTCCTCGGCTACGGGCTCCCGCTCACGTTCCGCCTCGGCTACGCGCGCGGCCTCGCGAGCGAGGGCACCGACAAGGTGTACGTGGTCGGGGCGATTCCATACTAACGACCTTGCAGAGCCGCACGCGAGGCGACCTGACCGCCAGGGCGACCACGGTCCGCGGCCGCCGCAGAACTTGCCTTTTCGCGCGCGGCATAGAATGGGTAGGGTCATGCGTCCTCTGGTCCTCGCGCTGCTCCTCTCGGCCTCGGCCGCCCCCGCGCTCACCCTCGGTGCGACCGGGTGTGCTGGGCAGTCACGCCCGGCCCGCATGCGCGAGGCGGCCTCCGAGCTGAACCTGAACGCGCGCTTCGGCCGCATGGAAATGGCGAGCGAGCACGTGGCGCCCGAGGCACGCGAGGCGTTCTTCAAGCGGCGCTCCGTGTGGGGCGGGCGCGTGCGCATCGTCGACTCCGAGCTCGTCGGCATCCGCTTCGAGAAGGACGACTCCGAGGCGCGGGCCACCGTGGCGGTCGCGTGGCAGCCGGTCGACGACGGCGACCTGCGCACCACAACAGTCACCCAGACCTTCAAAGACAAGCGAAACGGCTGGCTCCTCGTGTCGGAAGAGGTCGCGGGCGGCGACGTGGGCCTGTTCGGCGGGAAGGCGGCGGCGCCGAAGGACGTCCCCAAGAGCGCGCCCCGCAAGAACCAGTTCGACACGATCCGCCTCGGTCAGGGCGAGCCCACGAAGCCCTCGGGCGACGACTCGGCGCCCTGACAGCTACTCCTACTTCTGGAAGCAGTAGAACCGTCTCTTCAGGCTGCACGGCCGACCACCGAGCGAGGTCCAGTCGGTCGGGAGGAACGACGGGATGCGCCGCGCGTTGCCGGTCGTGCCAAAGTCGTTCGCTGCGGCGGAGGTCCAGCGCGCGCAGTTGTTGCTGAGCGAGGCCGAGCCGTCGCCGTTGGTCCCGGTCCACACCCACGCCACGACGGAGTTCTCGTCGAAATCGACCTGGGCGCCGGAGCCGGTGCGGTCCATTTGCACACGCGGGCCCTGGGTCAGGAGCTCCGCCTTTGACGCGGCCACGAGGACCGGCGCGCTGCCGTCCACCCCGCCGGGGAGCGCATAGGCGAAGTCCGAGATGCGTGAGGCCGCGTTGAACTTGGTGCCCGTCGCGGTCTCCCAGGAGAGCCACGCGACGTAGGTGCCGGGCAGCGAGTTGGCGCGCGCCTCGGTGGCGCACACCGCGTCTGCGGCGACCCACGGATCGCCCGCGCCCGCGAAGGCTCCGTCGACCTTGGCGTCGGTCACGAAGACGAGATGTGCGGGGCTCCCTGCCGCGTCCGGCGCGGGCGCGTCGGGGACGGAGGTGTCGGGGACGGAGGTGTCGGGGACGGCGCTGTCATTCGGAGGGGGCGCCGCGTCGCTCGGAGCGGTCGCTGTGGTGGTCGCGCTCGGCGAGGGGGCCGCGTCAGTCTTTTGCGCCGTGGGTTCGTCGCCGACGCAGGCACCGAGGAGCCACGCAGCGGCGAGCGCGGAGACGGAGATCGAGGGCAGGAAACTGGGCACGCGGCGAAGGAGCATCCCCCCTACGGTAGTAGCGCGAGGCGCGGACGGCAAACGGCTCGGCGAGGCTCGCGGCGCCTGGTCGCGATGGCTCGCAGACTTCGCCTCGCGGGGTCGTGCTCGGGTCGCACGAGTAGCGAGTGCCTAGCGGACGCGGCTCCGCGCGTCCTCGGACATCACCGGATGACGCAGGCCCCCGCGACGCACGCGGCGACCTTGTTCCCGCAGGGATCGGCGAAGCATCGAACCCCGGGACCGGCGCAGGTCGGGTCTGGAGCGCTCTGGGTGAGGGCTCGGCAGTCGCAGCCCGTGCAGTAGTCGGAGAAGAGGCGACAGTCCGCGTCGGTCACGCAACCGGGGTCGGCGACGCAGACCGCGCGGCGCTTCTGCACCTCGCAGTGGGTGCCCGAGGCGCAGCGCACGAGCGCGCAAGCGTTGGTCCCTTTGAGGGCCTCTTCGCTCGTGCCGGTACCCTCGTCGACCTCGGCCGCGCAGCCAACGACCGCGAGCGCGGTCACGACACCGAAACAGACACTCCCGAAAACTCGCTGCATCATGGTGAAGCCTCCCCAACGCGCTAGGCGCGCCCGAGCTGTAGCGCACGCCGGGCCGGCGTCAAGCAGCGAAAGACCGGCTCATGGATGGCTCACCACCTGGGTCAAGGCGCCTTCCTCGTTTAAGCGAAGGCCCAAGGCCCCCCCAGACGAAGCCCTCCTCTCGAACGCCGCGGTGCCCGACTGACGCTCGACCTCCGAGACGACCTCGGCCTTCGACCTCGAGGCCGACACGAGCGGGAGGGTCTTCAGTGTCTGCTCTAGCTTGGGCACGGTGTTCGTGGTCGAGCTCGTCTTTGAGATAGGCGTGGCACCGGCGTGCGGCGGGAGCGTCACGTCCTCGCCCAGGCGAGCCTCGAGCACCCGCGCACGGATCGCGCGCCCGGATCGAGAAATCAGGCCGGCGCACGGTGGCACGCCGGTCCCCACGCGGTTTCCCGGGAACTGCGGGGGAAGGCGGCTGGCACGACGCCTGCACTAGCGAACCTCTATGAAACAGATCCTATCTATTATGTTCGTCGGCATGTTGGTGGCCTGCGGCGGCGTGGCGATCGAGTCCGCGTCCGACTCGGGGGCGGCCGACTCGGCCCCCACGAGCGACGCTTCGGCTGCGCGCGACTCGGCCTCCGACGCGCGGGGCCCGAAGGACGCGGCGATCGAGACCGACGACGCAGGCTGCCCGGTCGACTTCGCCGCGGCCGCGGGCACGCCGTGCAGCCCGCCGGGGCGCGGCTGCGGGACCTGCACCGATCCTTGCCAATTCTGCCGCGTGCTCCGCTGTCAGCTCGGCAAGTGGGAGAACCTCGAGGTGTTCCCGCTCCCCTGCGACGCGAGCGCCGAGGGCGGCTGAGGGGGCGCGTCGGCAGAGCCAGGGGTCGGCCGCGTCGCTCACGGGCGGGCCCTCACCCCTCGCGGGCCCTCACCCCTCGCGGGCCCTCACCCCTCGCGGGCCCTCACCCCTCGCGGGCCCTCACCCCTCGCGAAACGGCACGAGCCCCACGCGCCCCTCTCCCACGAGGGGAGAGACGCGTCCGCGACCGCGACCGGTGGCGGCGCCCCGTAGCATGGGACGTCAGGATGTGAGAACACTGACGCCGATGGCGTGTGCGGCGAGCGCCTCAAGATCGTGCGCGTCGGACGTAAGAACAGTGCCATCCGGCTCGGCATAGGCAACGACGAGGGCGTCCACGGCGGAGCTTGTCTTGGCAAGCCGACGAAGTTGAGCGGCGCGACGGGCGAGCGATTCGGGGAGATGTTCGATGATGTCGCAGGTCTTAAGGAACTGATTCGCTGGGGCATCTCGTCCGGCGTGACCCTGAAGACACTCGACGAGCACGACCGCGGGAACGCGAGGAGGCCACTGACCGGTGCGCAGGAAGGCCCGAATCCGAGTGTTGGTGTCCTTGGACTGGCGCGCGAGGAGGGAAACTCCGCCAGAATCGAGAACGAGAGTATTCATCCGACCTTCCGAGTGGACCGGCGGGCGCCCTTGCGAACCCACGCGTCGGCGCGGGCCTGTTCCGCCGGTGTCGGCTCGCCGAACTTGTCGGTGAGGCTCGCGAGGTACTTCTCCGTCTCGGCGAGCAGCTCCTGCCGGCGCAGCTCGGCGGCGAGCGCCTTCTGCAAGATCTCCGAAACCGGCAGACCGCTGGCCTTGACCTGCTGGTAGAGCTGCTCGGGAAGGTAGACCTGCATGCGCGCCATACGCCTAAGTATACACCGAGCGAGCACGGCCTGCACGTGCGCAGGCTCGGCGCAGAATTGGCGATGGAGGTGTGGGTCAGCTGTGGGTCGGACCCGACGCCACACCTTGAGCTCGGGCCGCGCTCCGGTCCACGCTACTGAAGTACCACCTGTCCACCCCAATCTCCCGTTCCGCCCGACGACACGCTCAGGCTAATGTCGAAGGCTCCGGCGTCGAAGGACTTGCTCTCATAGGTGCCGGCTCCAATCAGATAGGAGCCGACCGGCAGCTTCGTGAGCGTCGCAGTCGGCACGGTAGCTGTCCCATCGGCGAAGTCGTACTCGCACGAGAGCACATGCACGGGGTATCCTCCCGTCTTCCAAAGCGTGAAGCCGATCTTGCCGACCTCCCCGGATCCTCCGCTCCACGAAAGGACGATATCCTGATTGCGGGGGAGGCGTTGACCGCTCACGAGGACCGGCCCGGTGACCGTAAAACTCTTGGGTGTTCGGAGGGTCTCGCGGAAGGCAGGCACCGCGCCGCCCGTTGTCGTAATCGTCACGTCCTCCCCGCCCAACCACCCCGGGATGGGCGCTCGCGGGTAGCGCCCCAGCGGGTTTTGAGCGAGAGTGATCCCACCAGTCGGCAGGAAACTGCTTGTGACTGTGATGGTGCCGGCGGACACCTCGCCCAGAACCGTACCGTCGCGGGTTGGGCACGCCCGCAGAAGGCACGCCCCCTCCGTCGTGGTGACACAATCTCCGTCCGTGTAATAGCCAAATGCGGCGCCCACAACCGTCTGATCGCCACCGTCCGGAAGTCTGCTCATCTGGGCGAAGACGCCCCCCTTCGGGACGCCGCCCTCGATCGATGCGGCATCGCGCCCGCCTGCGTCGACGAAGGGCGGGCGGGCATCGACGGGCGTGGCGGCGTCGACCGAGCCGGGGCTACCACCATCCCGCCGGGAGATAGGTGCGTCGGAGGACGCGTCGGAGGATGTTGCCGTGGCGAGCAGGGTGCCGTCGCCTCCGCAGCCCACGAACCACACTAGGAGAAGGAATCCTGCAATGGACGACGCCGCCATGATCGTCTTCGGCGATGCAGCCCTGTGCGAAGCGTGCCACCTCATACTGAGGGAGCGAGCAGAGCACGGAGCCAGAGTCGACACTTCGGACGCCATCTCGAGCCCGCCGACACGACCACTTCGGTGAGGGGTAGGTAGAGTGCCAGTCATATCCATTGTCCTTACGAGCAGAGGTCTCACTATGGCCGGCCTTGGCCGGTAGATGGTCGACCGTTGGGCAATGAGAGCCGAACGTGTGGAACGCAGCAAACCTAGCTAGGCTCGTCGACCAGGGCCTGTCCCTATATTCGGGAAGGGGGCATCTTTCCCGTAGACGTGCCCGTGCCCGGCGTCTGGGAGGTGCCCGTCGTGGCTGGACCGTCAGCCTTCAGCGCCGTGCGTGGCGCAGAAATGGGCACGAGCAAGAAGTCGGGCACGGGCACGTTTACGGGCGAGAATTCAGGGACAGGCCCTCGGCCGGCAAGATGGCCGGGCATGTGGCACGCCCTCATGCAGGCGACGTGCCACGGGATCGACCCTACACATTGCTCAGAAATGGCTGTCGCTGCTGCCTAAAACAGGGTCGATGGTTCAACCAGTGTAGCGTCACGTTCACACGGACGACCGAGACCGCACAATCGCGTGGGCGCTGAACGACGCGATCGCGGCGGCCAGCTTGGCGCGGCCGGGCGTGTAAGCGCCGCGGCGGGGTGAGGGCGCGCGACGCCGCGCGGGCAAGGCGCCGGGACCCCGCCCCTCATTGGCGGGCCTTGGCGGGCGCGGCGGTCTCGGCGGCGCGGAGGCGGGCGAGCATGACCGCGGCGGGCTCGTCGGTGGGGTCCTGGGGGACGAGCTCGCCGCGGAAGGCCTTGGCGAGGATCGTCCCTTCAAGCTGCGGCACCAGGGCCTCGGTAGAATCGACGAACTTCTTTAGGGCATCGGAGCGACACCACGCCGCCTCAATTCGAGCGGCGGTCAGTTGCTGTTCCTCCAACGGCGCGACGGCAAGTGGAAACGGCGAATCGACCCGATGTTCACATGTGGTGACGTGGAACCACCTCTTCCCGCCGCGCTTGCCTGGAGACAATCGGGGAGTTCAACGCCCAGCCATGACGAACCCTGCCGGAGACCTGTTCGGCGACGCGAAAGTGCATCATGCGCTGCGAGATGCACACTTCGACTCGGTCAGGGACAGGCGCTGCGATCCCGAAACGCTCGCCCTCTCGCGAATAGAAGATGTCTCCCGCTTCTGGAACGAGGCGGCTTACCTGTTCGGCATACGTCTCGCGCGCGACACATCGTGCCTGTGCCAGAAGGAGCCTCCCAGGGATTACGTCCGCTGTACGAATTGCAGGGAGACCGGCCGCAACGTAATCGGGCGTTCGGTGAAGACAGTCCACGATGTGAGTCGTGACCTCCTCCACACTCGCCCAACACCACCCCTCCGGCAACTCCGGCAACCCCGTCGCATCGACCGGCTCGGGCTCCTTGTACTTCCCCTTCCACGCGTCATCCCGCGGGGCCTTCCCCTTGGCGGTCATCTTGGCGAGCTCGGCCTCTTCCCACTTCTTCCGGCGCTCCACGCGGATGCGCTTCAAGAGCTCGCTCGCGGGCTCCACGTCTCTGTTCTTCGCGCGCCAGTCCTTCGTGAGGTCCCCGCGAAAGGCCGCCGCGAGGATCGACTGGCGGAGCTTCTCGAGCAGCGGCGGCACAGCGTCGAGCGCCGCGCGGGCGCGACGGGAGCGAGCTTGGAGGGATTCGAGCTTGGCGACGATGCGGCGTTGTTCGTTGAGGGGGGGGAGCGCCGTGGGCCATGACGACATACGGTCAGCCCCAAGGTGGTTGATGCCCACTCCCTTCCCCGCCGCCGCGAACTTTCCGAGGCGAGCGTCAGCGAGGAAGTGCAGGTGCAGATACTCAGGGTCCGGTCCTCGCGACCGAACGCGAATGAGCGTGTTCTGAAAGCAGCAACCGTCAACTTCGTTTCGCCAGAGCGCCGGCTTCCCGACCTCACTCGCGCTTCCGGACGCTTCCGGATAAGAGAATGTCGCCCCCTCAGCTCGTAAGACACGAACTCCCTTGGCGAGAAGTCCATCTCCTTCACGTCTTCGAGGCTAATCCCATTCCACGTTACGTTCGCGGCTCGCATGTAAGGCCGCATGTGTTCGCCCTTCGCCCTGTCTGGCGATCGCTGGCGCCCTAGTCGCACCTCTGCCACTTCGTCGAGGCGTACCCGAAGCCACCCGTTCGGAAGAGGGTCGCTCACGCCCCCAGCTCCTCTTGCAGCGCCGCCATCTCCTCCAGCGCCACCGAGAGCTGCGCGACAATCTCCGCCGCGATCTCCTCCGGCTCCGGCAAGTCCGCGTGGTCGGTCACGCTCTCATCCCGCAGCCACGAGATATCCAGGTTCTCCCCCCGCTTCGCGATCTCCTCCCGCGTGAACTTCCGGAACCTCCCGTCTCGCCCTGGTCCTTCCGCTTGCTCTTCCCTAGCGGATCCGCCCCGTAGGCCTTCTCGAACTCCGCGAAGTGCGCGCGCGTGAACGGCGTGCGCTTGCCGAAGCTCGGCATGTTGGTGCGCAGGTCGTAGAACCACACGGCCTTCGTGTTGCCCTTGTCCTGCTTCTTCTCCCCCCGCGTGAAGAAGAGCACGTTGGTCTTCACGCCCTGCGCGTAGAAGATGCCCGTGGGCAGCCGCAGGATGGTGTGCAGATCGCACTTGTCCATCAAGTCGGCGCGCACCTGCTTTCCCACGCCCTCCTCGAAGAGCACGTTGTCCGGGAGCACCACCGCCGCGCGCCCGCCGGGCACGAGGCCTCGGTAGATGTGCTGGAGGAACACGAGCTGCTTGTTGCTCGTGGGGTACGTGAGGTCGTCGCGCGTGGGGGCGCCGCCGCCCTTCTTGGTGCCGAAGGGGGGATTCGTGAGGATCACGTTCGCCTTCGGCAGGTTGGCGCCCGAGGGGCCGAGCGTGTCGCCGAGCACGAGGTCGCCCTCGATGTCGTGGAGCATGGCGTTCATGAGCGCCAGGCGCTGCACGTCGGCCACGAGCTCCATCCCCTGGAAGGCCTCGCGTCGCTGGAAGTTCTGCTTGGCCACGGGCAAGTCGTGGAGATCGTCGGTGTTCGCCTTCACGTACCTGTCGGCGTTGATGAGGAATCCCCCGGTGCCGATCGCGGGATCTTGGATGATTTCGCCCGGCTGGGGCTTCACGAGGGCGACCATGCTCTCGATGAGCGCGCGCGGCGTGAAGTATTGCCCCGCGCCGCTCTTGGTCTCCTCCGCGTTCTTCTCGAGCAGGCCCTCGTAGAGGTCCCCGAGCCCCTCGGACTTGGCGCTGTACCAGTCGAGCGCGTCGATCGCCTCGACCACCGTGCGCAGGTTCCGCGGCTGCCGGAACGAGGTGCCCGCGTTGGCGAAGATCGCCTGCACGCGCCCCGAGCCTTTGCCGCCGAGATCGATGAGGAGCTTCTTGTAGAAGTCGAGCAGCTCCACGCCCTCTTTGTTGACGAGATCGCCCCAGCGATAGCCCTTGGGGAGCTGGTCCTCGGTGCCTGTCTCCTTGGTCATCTTGAGGAAGAGGAGATAGGTGAGCTCGGTCACGTACTGGAGATACGTGATGCCGTCGTCACGGAGGACGTGGCAGAGGTTCCAGAGCTTCTGGACGATGTCGTTCGTGGTCGGCGCGGCGGGTGGCATGTCGGGGGCGAAGGTAGCATGGGCGCGCGCCTCGCCGGCCTGTGCCCTGCCCGGCCCGCCTACTCCTGCGTCGAGCGAGGGATCCGGACCACCCACAGGCGCGTGGCCCAGCGGAGCGAGAGCTTCAGCGCTCGCGAGCGCGATGCACGTCCTCGGGGGCGATCCCGAGGTCACGACCGGACAGGATGTCCTCGATCCTCCGATCGACCTCAGGCGGCACCGTCTCACCCGAGGTGTCCTCCGGCGCGCGCACCATCACCAGGACGGCGGGGTGGCTGCGCATGTCCTCGGGCCACTGCTCGAGCGCCACGCGCTCCGCCTCGGTGGTCTCGGCGGTGTCGAGCTTGCGCGCGGTGTTCGGCGACATGGTCGAGGTCTAGCACGCGTCGGCGAGGGCGCGCGCGGTGAGCGCCCGCGACGCTCGCGGCCCTCACCCCCTCGCGCAGCGGCACGAGACCCACGTGCCCCTCTCCCACAAGGGGAGATGGGCCCCTTCCGGAGCAGCTCGTGTGGCCCCTCTCCCCTTGTGGGAGAGGGGCACAAGTCGCCCGCGCCGCTCACGGGCGGGGTGAGGGCTCACGGGCGTGGTGGGTGGGTCGCCCTTGTCTTCCGGGCTCGACGCTGAGCTGACGGCCCTTGGCGGCGGCGAACACCGGGCGCCCCGCGCGCCCAGATCGCTCGAGCGCACGGCAGGTCGGAGCAGGACGTGCTATTTTTCGAGAATGGACAACGGGCCCGCGGCCCGCGCCGCGCGGCGCCGGGCGACCTGGAACTGGGAATGCCGAGTCGCGAAGACCTTCGCGGAGCACGAGCAGGACGGCCTCGATTTTTGGGCGGATGCGCCGAGCTCGGCGAAGCTCGACGCCATGTGGGACCTCATCGTCGAGGCTTGGTTGCTCGGAGGAAAGCGTGGACCTGCCCCCTGATTTCAGGCATCTGTTCTCGAAATTCGCCGCTTCGAGCGTTGACTACTTGATGATCGGCGGCTGGGCGGTGAGCTTCCACAGCGAGCCGCGCTATACTAAAGATCTCGATCTGCTCTTGGTCGGGAGTGACGACAATCTCGCGAGAGCGGCGGAGGCCCTCGGCGCCTTCGGGGCGCCACGTTCGGTCATCGACCTGCTGCTCGCGCTCGGGCCGGAGGAGTTCAGCTCACTCGTCGCCGTCGCAGGCCAGACGCTCGAACGCGTCCCCGCGGCTCACGCGAGTCCATCGAGGATCCCTCGCGACCTCCGCAAGCGCCGCGCGGTCCTCGTCGCCAAGCGCGGGCCCCTCCTCCGCGGACGCGAACGCGAGGGAGACGGCCTTCTTTGCGGTGGGAGCCATGACTGAGGAGTAGCGCGTCAGGGCGCGCCCGTCACCCACGCCCCGCGACACGTCCGAGAGGCAGCTCTGACGCCGTCGGTGAGCTGCGTGCCGCGGAGGCGCGCCCGTCACGGACCGCTCGGGTTGCTCGGTCACGGCGCCGGAGGTATCGTGCTCCGCATGAGCGCGGGGTCTCCGTTGGGGTGTGCGCTACGCGAGCAGCGTGACGCCCTCGGCTGTTCAGCCGAGCGACTCGCCGCGCTCTCCGAGCTGCCCGTCGACAGAGTGCTCGCCCTCGAGCAAGGCGCGCAGGCGACGACCCGTGAAATCGCGAAGCTGGCGTCAGCCCTCGCCGTGGATCCCGCCGCGCTGTGGCGAGGCGAGGTCAGCCTGCCTCGAACGACCGCGCGATTCCGTGCGCCGAGCGGCGTCGCGTCCTCGCGGAGGGCGACGCGCGGCTGCTCGCGCGGGCCGCAGAGGCGGGGCGCGTCCTCGCGCATCTGCGCTCGCTGCGCGGCGAGGAGGCGGCGTCCGTCGTGGCCCGGAGGAGGGTGTCCGGCGTCGCCGGGTGGCCCGAGCCCTGGGACCAGGGCTACCGGCTTGGCGCGAGGCTGCGAGCCGACCTCGGGCCCGGCAAGGCGCCAATTCCTTCGGTGCAGCGCCGTCTCGGGGAGCACGGCGTGCACGTCGCCTGGAGCGCGTTCGAGAGCAGCGCCGTGATCGCGGCCAGTCTCTACGAGCACGGCGCGGCGCCCGTCATCCTGCTCAATACGAGGTCGCCGAGGGCGAGGGCGAGGCTCCACGCCGAGCTGTCCTGGCTCAGCGAGCTCTGCCATCCGTGGTCGACGGCGGCGAGACGGACCTGCTCACGCTCGTCTCCCGCGGCGTCGACGCGACCGAGGTCGAGCAACGGGCGAACGGCTTTGCCCCTAGCTTCATCGTGCCCGGAGGGTGGATATCGCCCCACACCACCGACGTCCGACAGCTCGCTCTCGACGTCGCCACGGAGTGGGGGCTGAGCTTCGAGGGCGCTCTCTGGCACTTGAAGAATGCGCAGCACATCGGGGCGAGGGATGTCGAAGAGGAGCTGCGGCGGGAGGCCGTCGTCATTCCAGAGGGTGCGTTCGAGGGCGACATCGAGCGCCGAGAGCCGGCGCATCTCCGTCTGGACGTGACGATCGGTCCCCTCGCATACGGGGCGCTCTCCGACGTGACACTCGG
This genomic window from Myxococcales bacterium contains:
- a CDS encoding type II toxin-antitoxin system CcdA family antitoxin, whose protein sequence is MARMQVYLPEQLYQQVKASGLPVSEILQKALAAELRRQELLAETEKYLASLTDKFGEPTPAEQARADAWVRKGARRSTRKVG
- a CDS encoding PD40 domain-containing protein, with the translated sequence MRRAHTLLAALAALASLTSLATPARAAFDPALKWKSLESKHFRVTFYTGLDDVARRVADLAEAAHDTLAPPLGWAPEDKTEILINDTPDSANGSATALPYNAVRLNVTAPDDLSPLGDVDDWLLALITHEYTHVLHLDNMTGLPVLVNRVIGKTLAPNQVQPRWIQEGTAVYFESTRTSGGRLRSSLWSMYMRADVLGQNFASLDQFSNYVRRWPQGNIWYLYGSYFIQWVAETYGEETLRRMSEEYGRQPIPWGLSRTIRRVTGKTWDELYVGFRKEMERRAHATKRAVLARGLREGARVTFVGQGAKYPRWIPRGTYPGYEDKLLYYREDADTRPGLYAVAVDRDATGAPVVGKEPPRAELLVRTAGDAAASFAPDGSLFYNTPAFYSNLFTYNELYRVGRGEKSPSALDGVPERLTDGYRAIDPTVSPDGLRVAFVTNHHGTRYLQLAELGGPTGHAITNVRALVQSAPYEQAFTPRFSPDGASVVFSHWAKGGYRDLWLVDVATGRVRELTHDRAVDGGCSFSPDGRRVFYHSDRTGVSNVYAIELATGAVSQITNVLTGAFYPEVSPDGRSLAYIGYTKDGFDLFVMPLDPARELSPAPYVDTHPSPPRVPAATNYEITPYSPLRTLRPRRFALSTSPGNFGQLVSAQVSASDISGMHGVSATLVQELERPEVQGTLAYAYYGQRFDTSVSASRTITPRQYQLGSAKLAAIQETTGFQTGVSYTRSRLYDAQTFAASYTLQNFGIKLPLASERLDPYETPQRLRTGLAGVVGLAYTYSSAERYLRSVGPERGGSAQVTMNLSNPALGGEFEGMSATARVAQYFHMPWLSHHSLAVNLSAGTSGGSYPGKSAFFVGGFVDVPLLDTVTDSLVQSGIVLRGYPSGFQVGQHYTLLNTEYRFPIWNFDRGSSTLPFFLNRLTGAVFFDYGAAFDTFEDAKYKSGTGGELWLDTFLGYGLPLTFRLGYARGLASEGTDKVYVVGAIPY